CGCTGGCGAGGTCGACGGCGACGCTGTTGGCGTACGTCGCGCACGCCGCCGGCGCACCACCGGCGAGGGCGAGATCGTAGGTCCACGACCGCACCAGGCCGGGCGCCCAGGCCAGTGCGGGGTCGAGGACGACCCGCTGTCCGGGGACGGCGTGGTCGCCGACGACGGCCACGGTCCGGTCGGGCTCGACGACGACGAGCTCCGCCGGGGCGGTGCCGGTCGAGTGGGCGTCCGGTCCCCACGACGCGGTCGCGGAGACCGAACCGGACGCGGCCGGGGCGGAGGTGAAGGCGCAGGTCCAGGCGAGCACGAGCGAGCCGGCGGCTGGGACGACGGCGTCGTCCCCACCCGCGACGGTGCACGCGGCGCCACCGCCGAGGTCGGTGGCCACGGCGACGTCGGCGACCACGCTGTCGTCCGCGTCGGGGTTCGTGACGCTCACGTCGCCGGCGAGCGCCCAGCCGGAGTCGGTGACGCCACCCGCACGGGCCGTGGCGGTCCAGCGGAACGTCGCGCGCCCGGTGTCGTCGACGGAGCGCGCGACGGCGTCGACCGACTGGTCGATCGTCCAGCCGTGCGAGCGCACGAGCGAGCCGGCCGCGGTCACGGCCACCCCCAGAGGGGCGTCGTCGGCGGCGCTCGCGGGGACGGCCGTTGCCTGGAGGACCAGTGCCGGCAGGGCCAGGACGGACACGGCGTCGCGGGCGCGCCGGGCCGCTGCGCCGGCCCTCGCCGTACGCACGTCCGACGGACGCCTGCTGCGTGCTGCTCCCACTGTCCATCCCCTGACGAGCGACCTCCGCGACGGAGGTCAGTCGGTGCTGCCCACCCCGGACGGGCAGCCGATGGCACAACCGTGCCGCCTCGACACGCCCACACCACGGTGCTTCGACGAAGCGGTGGACTACCTGAGGGCTGGCTTGACCGAAACTCGGCCAACCACAGGGAAAACCCCGGAATCAGGCGTCACACCTGCCCCGGGTGTCCCAGTGGCGTACGTCTGTCAGCCGCGGCCGTGCGGGGTCAGCCAGACGGCGGGATCGGGGCCGGCCGGCACGATCTGCGTCGGGTTGATGTCGGTGTGCACGACGTAGTAGTGCTGCTTGATCTGGTCGAAGTCGACCTCGTCGCCGAACCCCGGGGTCTGGAAGAGGTCGCGGGCGTAGCCCCAGAGGTTCGGCATCTCGGTGAGCTTGTTGCGGTTGCACTTGAAGTGGCCGTGGTAGACCGCGTCGAAGCGCGCCAGCGTCGTGAAGAGGCGTACGTCGGCCTCGGTGATCGCCTCACCCATCAGGTAGCGGCGGTCGGCCAGGCGCTCCTCGAGCCAGTCCATCGCGGTCCACAGCCGCGCGTAGGCGTCGTCGTACGTCTCCTGCGAGCCGGCGAAGCCGCAGCGGTAGACGCCGTTGTTGACCTCGGTGAAGACCCGCTTCATCACCGACTCCATCTCCTCGCGGACGTCGGCCGGCCACAGGTCCGGGGCGTCGGGACGGTGGTGCTCGCGCCACTCGAAGAACAGGTCGTGGGTGATCTGCGGGAAGTCGTTGGTGACGACCTTGCCGGAATCGACGTCGACGATCGCCGGCACGGTGATGCCGCGCGGGTAGTCGGCCTCGCGGGCGAAGTAGGCCTCCTGCAGGCGCTCGATGCCCAGCACCGGGTCGCGACCGCCCTCGTCGAGGTCGAAGGTCCAGCTGCGGGCGTCGTGCACCGGGCCGGGGGCGCCCCAGGAGATGACGTCATCGAGCCCGAGGAGCGAGCGCACGATGATCGACCGGTGCGCCCACGGGCACGCCCGCGCGGCGACGAGGCGGTAGCGACCGGGCGCGGCCTCCCATGTCGCCACGTCGCGGGGGCTGTCCTTCGAGCCGCTGGGGAACTGCTCGTCCAGCGGATCGGCCGACGACCCGCCGGCCAGCACCCGGTCCGGGAGGTAGGTCATGTCGCGCTCGAAGGGCTCGCCCTGCTTGGTGTAGGTCGCCGTGTCGTTCACGCTTCAACCTTACTGACCCCTCCCCGGTAGTCCACCGGGAAACGGCTGCCGCCTCCCCGGTAGTCCACTGGGAAGTGGCTGACAGACGGACGGCGAAATCAACCTGCTAGCGCAACACCGTCTGGATCTGTTGGTTTCGACAGTAGGGCGGTGAGGGCTTCGGTGGGGGTGTCCCAGTCCAGACGTTTGCGTGGTCGGTCGTTGAGCTCGTTCGCGACGTAGGCCAAGTAGTCGGGGTGGTATCCGGACAGATCGGTGCCCTTGGGGAAGTACTGGCGCAGGAGCCCGTTGGTGTTCTCGTTCAGGCCGCGCTGCCAGGGTGAAGCGGGGTCGCAGAAGTAGATCTTCACGTCGGTGGCCAAGGTGATCTGGGCGTGGTTGGCCATCTCGATGCCCTGGTCCCAGGTGACGCTGCCCCGAAGCCGATCGGGGAGCTGGGCGAGGGTCTGGATCATCGCTTCTTGGACCTCGATTGCACCGTGGCGTTCGGGCAGGTGCAACAGCATCAGGAAGCCCGTGGTCCGCTCGACCAGGGTGCCGATCGCGGACTTGTTCTCCTTGCCGGTGATCAGGTCGCCCTCCCAGTGTCCGGGCACGGCCCGGTCCTCGACCTCGGCGGGACGCTCGCTGATGTTGACCATGTCCTTGATCCGGCCGCGGCGTGCCTCGCCACTGCGGCGGGGTCTGCGGATGGCGCGCCCGGTGCGTAGACACACCGCCAACTCACGCTTGAGAGCGCCGCGGCCCTGGACGTAGATCGACTGGTAGATCGTCTCGTGTGACACCCACATCTCCGGCTGGTCGGGGAACTTCTTACGCAGCCGCCGGGCGATCTGCTCGGGACTGTGCTTGCGGGCCAGTCTGGACTGCACCTCCCGACGCAGTCGCTCGTTGAGCGTCAGCTTCGCCGGGCGGCCCTTGCCGCGAGCCCGACGCTCCGCACCGACCTGTGCCAGGTGCGGGGAGTAGTTCCACGGCGTGGAGCGTCGTCTGCCATCGCGGGCCGGGCGGCCGTAGTTTTGGTTGCACAGGTTCTTCGCGATCTCGCGGCTGATCGTCGAGGGCGACCGGCTCAAGGATCGCGCGATCTCGCGGATCGACTCCTCACGCTCCATCGCGGCATGGATCCACTCACGCTCGAGCATCGACAAGCGTCGGTACGTGGCCGGCCTGCGGCTGGGTAACTGCTTCACACCGCCAGCCTCACGAAACCACCGGCGTGCCGTCGTGACCGGCACACCGACACGTGAGGCAGCCTCTCCACCGAGCAGCCCGCCGCGATGCACTCCCACAACCCTCGACGTGCCGCCATCAAGTAAGCCATCACAACCTCCTCATGAGAGGTGTTGCGTTAGCCCCTTGAACTCGAGGACCCCGAACCGACCAGAACCCGATGGACCACCTACCGCAAAGAAGTGTTTGCAAACAACTCTTGGCAGTCTTAGGCTGCCATCATGCCCTCCGCCATCACCCCGGACATCGCCGGACTCCGCGCCCTGAGCCACCCCGTCCGCCTGCGGATGCTCGGCCTGCTCCGTTCCGACGGCCCTGCAACGGCGACCGTGCTCGCCGGCCGCCTGGGGCTCAACACCGGCGCGACGTCGTACCACCTGCGCCAGCTGGCCCAGCACGGCTTCATCGAGGAGGACACCCAGCGGGGCAACGCCCGCGACCGCTGGTGGCGCGCGACGCACGAGGCGACGCACACCTCGTTCAGCGGGGAGGACATCACCGACGACGTCGAGGCCTACCTCGCGACCGTGGCGATGATCTACGGCGAGCGGCTGCGCACGGTCGTCTCCGAGCTGCGGTTCTACCCCGAGGAGTGGCAGGGCGTGAGCACGCTCAGCGACTGGCACTTCGCCCTCACGCCCACGCGCGCGAAGGCACTGGTCGAGGCCCTCACCTCCGCGGTCGAGGAGGTCGAGGACAGCACCGAGGAGGGGGCTGCCCCCTTCGTGGTCAACCTCAACGCCTACCTCGAGCCCGGTCGGCTCGACCTCCGGGAGCCGGAGTGAGCGTCCCGGGAACCACGCGCACGCCGCTGGTCGGTGGCCTCGTCGCCGAGGGCGTCTCCTACGTCGGCACCCGGATCTCGATGATCGCGATCCCGTGGTTCGTCCTGCCCACCACCGGTTCGGCGACACAGACCGGCCTCGTCGCGGCCGTCGAGATCACCCCGCTCGTGCTCTTCAAGGCGCTCGGCGGTCCCCTCCTCGACCGGGTGGGACCGCGCCGGGTGACGCTGGTGTGCGACCTGCTCTCGGCCCTCGTGGTCGCCTCGATCCCCCTGCTGCACGGGCTCGGAATGCTGTCGTTCCCGACGCTGCTGGTCCTGGTGGCCGTGGCCGGCGCCCTGCGCGGTCCGGGCGACGCCGGCAAGGCGGCGATGACGCCCGAGCTCGCACGGGTCGCGGGGTGGTCGCTCGAGCGCGTCGCTGGGCTCGCCGCCGCGGTCGAGCGCACGTCGACGATGGCCGGGGCGGCGTTGGCCGGCATCCTCGTCGCCACCGTCGGTGCGACCAACGCGCTCTACGTCGACGCCGCGTCGTTCGTCGTCGCGTTCGCGGTCTTCGCCGTCGCCACGACCGGCCTCGGCCGGCCGGTCCCTCCCGAGGTCGGCGCCCACGCGACGTCGTACGCCACCGAGCTGCGGCAGGGCTGGCAGTTCCTCCGCACCGAGCCCGTGCTGATCGCCCTGTGCGCCATGGTCGCGATGACCAACCTCGTCGACCAGGCGTACGCCGCGGTGCTGGCGCCGGTCTGGGCCAAGGAGTCCGGTGCGGGCGTGGCGGTGCTCGGCACGCTCTTCGCGGTGATGAGTGGCGCGTCGGTGCTCGGCGCGCTGGCTGCTGCCAGGTGGGGCGAGACGCTGCCGCGCTTCCGGACCTACGTCCTCGCCTTCCTCGTCGCGGGCGCCCCGCGCTACGTCGTGATGGCGCTGGATTCGCCGGTGTGGGCGGTGCTCGCCGTCACCGCCGTGGCCGGGTTCGCCGCGGGCTTCCTCAACCCGATCCTCGGCGCGGTGATCCTCGAGCGCATCCCGGCCCCGCTGCTGGGCCGGGTGTCCTCGCTCAACACGGCGATCTGCTGGTCGCTGATGCCGCTCGGCGGGATCCTGGGCGGCCTGGCCGTGGCCGGGCTCGGCGTGTCACCCGCGCTGCTGGTGGCAGGCGCCGTCTACCTCGCAACGACGATGGCGCCGACGCGAGTGCCGAGCTTCCGGAGGATGGACCGGGCTCCGGCCGCCGCCCGACCCGTGTCGAGCGGTGCGTGAGGCAGCGTCCGACCGCGGGGTTGTCAGGCTCTCCTGATGGTTGTCGGCCCGTGCATGGCCTGACAACCTGAGGGATCCCCGGTCAGCCGGGGATCCCGAAGGAGTGACGCCGACACCTCAGGGAGCGAAGCGCGCCGCCACCTCGACCACGCGGTCGAAGGCCTCGGCCTCGCCGATGCTGACGCGTACGCCGTCGCCGGCGAAGGGCCGCACCGAGATCCCGACCTCGCCGCAGGCCACCGCGAAGTCCGTCGCCCGGTGGCCGAGGGGGAACCACACGAAGTTGCCCTGCGCGTCGGGCAGCTCCCAGCCGACCTCGCGCAGCCGGCCGACCAGGTCGGCACGCCGGTCCACCAGCTCGGAGACCCGCTCGAAGAGCTCCTCGCGCGCCGCCAGGGAGGCGATCGCCGCCGCCTGGGCGACGTGGCTGACGCCGAAGGGCAGCGACACCGCCCGCAGCGCGGCGGCCAGCGGGGCGGGCGCGACGGCGTAGCCGACCCGGAAGCCCGCGAGGCCGTAGGCCTTGGAGAAGGTGCGGGTCAGCACGACGTTGTCGTGGCGGCGGTAGGTCGCGATGCCGTCGATGGCGTCGTCCATCCGCACGAACTCGAGGTAGGCCTCGTCGACCACCACGACCACGTGGGTCGGCACCTTGGCGATGAAGGCGTCGAGGTCGGACTGCGTGACGGCCGGTCCGGTGGGGTTGTTGGGCGTGCAGACGATGACGACCTTGGTGCGGTCGGTGATCGCGGCCGCCATCGCGTCGAGGTCGTGGCGGCCGTCGGCGGTCACCGGCACCTGCACGCTCGTCGCACCGCCGGCGGTGACGGCGATGGGGTAGGCCTCGAAGGAGCGCCAGGCGTAGACGACCTCGTCGCCGGGCTCGCAGAAGGCGTTGACGAGCTGGTAGATCAGCGCGACCGACCCGGTGGCCGCGGCGAGGTCCTCGACCGGCACGCCCATCGCCTCGCCGAGGGCGGAGTAGAGCGCGGTGCTGCCCATGTCGGGATAGCGGTTCATCTGCGCCGAAGCCTCGTGCGCCGCCTCCAGCACGCCGGGCAGCGGCGGGTAGGGGTTCTCGTTCGACGACAGCTTGTAGGACGTCAGCCCGGGTCGGGCGACGGGCGGCTTGCCGGCGACGTACGCAGGGATGGCGAGCACGTTGGGCCGGGGCTGGGGGGTGGTCATGGGGAGACCCTATTCAGCCGCGCGACGATCTCGCCACGGCCTCACGACCGGGAGCAGCACCACCCCGATCACGGCCCCGATCCCGGCACCGAGGACGTTGTCGACGAGGTCGGTGACGTCGCAGGCGCGGTCGATGCGGGCGAGCTGGAGCTGGGTGAGCTCGATGCCGAGGCTGTACGCCGCCAGCACGGCGAGGCCGATCGGTGCGAGCGCCAGCCCCGACCACCAGCGGCCGGCCGCCAGCACGAGGAACACCCCGGCCGGCACGAAGAGCAGCACGTTGAGGGTGCGCTGGTCGAGGCCCAGGACCTCGAAGGTGGTGCCCGACGGGCCGCCGTAGTCCCACGAGCACGACTCGCTGCGGGTCTCGGCGGGCACCACTCCGACGTCGGGCCGCGTGGGCACGAGGGTGACCAGCGCGATCGCGGTCAACGACCACAGCAGCCCGGCGACGGCGGTCGAGGTGGCCGTCCCGAATCGCGCTCGCAGCGCCAGGGCCAGCAGCACGGCGAGGCCACCGGCGACGAGGGCGCCGAGCACCATCACGCCCGTGCCGCCGATCGTCATGCGGGGAGGCTAGCCGGACTCGGTGCCTCGGTCGCGTGGCCACTCGACCTCCCGACACACGCCGCGCGCGACTTCGTCGCTCCCGGCTAGTGTCGTGACATGCGTTTCCTCACCTGGTTGCTCACCTACGCCGCGGGGCTCTCCGTCGCGGCGTGGCTGCTCGACGGGATCTCGTTCGCCGGCGCCCGCTCCGGCCAGGCCGAGCTCCAGGACAAGGTCGTCCCGGTGCTGCTGGTGGCGCTGATCCTCGGACTGGTCTCGACCTTCATCGAGCCGGTGATCAAGCTCCTGTCGTTGCCCTTCATCATCCTGACGCTGGGCTTCCTGCTGCTGGTCATCAACGCGCTCATGCTGATGCTCACCGCGCGGCTGGCCGACGCCTTCGACATCGGCTTCACCGTCGACGGCTTCTGGACCGCCGTGGTCGGCTCGCTCGTCATCACCGTCGTCGGCTGGGGCGTCCGCACCGCGCTGCCGTCGGGGGACTGACCAGGCTTGCGGACCCTCCCTCCTCCCCGCACGCCGGGCAGCTACCGCATCGAGCTCGTGTGCCTCGGCAACATCTGCCGCTCCCCCACCGCCCACGTCGTGCTCGAGAGCCGCCTCGCCGACGCCGGCCTCGACGACCGCGTCGAGGTGACCTCGTCGGGCACCGGCGGCTGGCACGTCGGCAACCCGATGGACGACCGCGCCGCCGCGACCCTCGACGCCGCGGGCTACGACCCGACCCGGCACCGGGCGCGGCAGTACGACGACACCCGCCCCGGGGCCTACGACGTGGTGCTGGTGATGGACGCGTCCAACCTCGCCGACGTGGGCGGGCGCGCCGACCGCGTCGGCCTGTTCCGCGACCTCGATCCGGTCGATCCCGGGGCCGAGGTCCCGGACCCGTACTACGGTGGGGCCGACGGGTTCGAGGAGGTGCTGGCGATGGTCGAGCGCACGAGCGACGCGATCGTCGCCGCCCTCCAGCCGCTCCTGGCCGACCCGCAGGACCGGGCCTGATGGCTCGACAGCCACTGGTCGCCCGGCGCGCCGAGGAGCTCCTCGGCTCGTCCGTCGTCGCGACCTCGCCCGTCGCCGGGGGCGACATCGCCACCGCCACCCGCCTGCGCCTCTCGAGCGGACAGACCGCGCTGATGAAGACGCTGCCGCACGCCCCCGAGGGCTTCTTCGAGGCCGAGGTGGCCGGCCTCGCCTGGCTCGACGAGGTCGAGGGCGGCGTGCCCGTCCCCGAGGTCCTCGCCGCCGCCAGCGACTGCGTGATCCTGGCGTGGGTCGAGCCGGGCTCCAAGACGCCCGTCGAGGCGGCCGCCACCTTCGGCCAGCAGCTCGCCGCCACGCACGCCGCTGGCGCCGACGGGTGGGGCCTCGACCACGACGGCTTCATCGGGCGCCTGCCGCTGCCCAACCGGACCGCCGGCTCGTGGGCGGAGTTCTACGCCGTGCGGCGGGTCCTGCCCTACCTCAAGCTCGCCCGCGACCGCGGCGCGATCGCCGACTCCGACGCCGCGGCGGTCGAGGCGGTCGTCGGCCGGCTCACCGACCTGCTGCCCGACGAGGCTCCCGCGCGCCTGCACGGCGACCTGTGGAACGGCAACTGCCTCTGGGGACAGGACGGCGTCATCCACGTGATCGATCCGGCGGCCTACGGCGGCCACCGCGAGGTCGATCTCGCGATGCTGCACCTCTTCGGCCTCACGCACCTGCCGCGGGTCGTGGCGGCGTACGACGAGGTGGCGCCGCTCGCCGAGGGCTGGGAGGACCGGCTGGGGGTCCACCAGCTCTTCCCGCTGCTCGTGCACGCGTGCATGTTCGGTGGGGGCTACGGCGCCCGCGCCGGGACGATCGCCGCCCGCTACACCTGACCCACCCGTCCGGCTGGTCCGCGCCGTCGGTGGGGCAGGGCATCGTGGGTGGATGACCGAGCACGAGGACGCCGCTGCGTGGGTGCCCTCCTCGCGCGAGCTCGCGGACCTCGAGTCGGCCGCGCAGGAGTGCCGGGGGTGCGAGCTGTGGCGCCCGGCGACCCAGGTGGTCTTCTCCAGCGGCGACCGCTCGGCCTGCGTCCTGCTCGTCGGCGAGCAGCCGGGCGACCAGGAGGACCGGCAGGGCGAACCCTTCGTCGGACCGGCGGGCAGGGTGCTCGACGAAGCGCTGGCGGACGCAGGCATCGACCGGTCGGCGGCCTACCTCACCAACGCGGTCAAGCACTTCCGCTTCGAGCAGCGCGGCAAGCGGCGCATCCACCAGAAGCCCGACGTCCGCCACCTGACGGCGTGCCGACCCTGGCTGGAGGCCGAGATGGAAGCGGTGTCGCCCGACGTCGTGGTCGCCCTGGGCGCCACCGCGGCGCGGGCCGTGCTCGCGAGGACCGTGCGGATCGGGGAGGTGCGCGGGCGGCTGCTGGACGAGCCCGACCGGCCCGTGGTCGTCACGACCCACCCCTCGGCGGTGCTGAGGCTCCGCGGGCGCGAGGGCTACGCCGAGTCGTACGCCGAGCTGGTCGCCGACCTGCGCCTCGCAGCGCCGTACGCCTGAGCAGACGCCTCCGCGCTCGTTCTTCAGCCTCCGCTCAGGCACGGCTGGCATCCTTGCGGCTGTGACCGAGTCCAAGCCCCGCGTGCTGGTCGTCGACGACGACCGCGCCGTGCGTGACTCGCTGCGCCGCTCGCTGGAGTTCAACGGCTACGAGGTGGCGCTGGCCGCCGACGGCGCCGAGGGCCTGGTGGCGGTCGGCGCCCAGCACCCCGACGTGGTGGTCATCGACGTGATGATGCCGCGCCTGGACGGCATCGAGACCACGCGGGCGCTGCGCGCCGCCGGCAACGACGTACCCGTCCTGGTGCTCACCGCCCGCGACGCGGTCGGTGACCGGGTGGAAGGCCTCGACGCCGGGGCCGACGACTACCTCACCAAGCCCTTCGCGCTCGAGGAGCTGCTGGCCCGGCTGCGCGCGCTGCTGCGCCGCGTCGTGCCCGACGACGACGCCGCGGGCGAGCTGCTGACCTTCGCCGACCTGACGATGGACGTGGCCAGTCGCGACGTGACCCGCAACGGTCGCGCGATCGAGCTGACCCGCACGGAGTTCACGCTGCTCGAGATGTTCCTGCGGCGGCCGCGCCGGGTGCTCGACCGGTCGTTCATCCTCGAGGAGGTCTGGGGCTACGACTTCCCGACCAGCGCCAACTCCCTCGAGGTGTACGTCGGCTACCTCCGCCGCAAGACCGAGGCGGCGGGCGAGCAGCGGCTGATCCAGACGGTGCGCGGCGTCGGCTACGTGCTGAAGGAATCATGAGCGGCAGCACGCCGTGGCCCGACGGCCGCTGGCACTACCGCAGGTCGCTGGCCTCGCGGGTCGCGGTCATCACCACGGTGGCGCTCGGTGTCTCGATCGCCGTGATGGCCCTCACCGCCTTCGTCGTGATGCGCCAGCAGCTGATGAGCTCGCTCGACCAGTCGCTGCTCAACCGCGCCCACAAGGCCACCGCGTTCACCACGCTGTCGGAGATCACCGCCCGCGGTGCCCCGGCCTGGATGCTGGGCGCGGCCGACGTGCGGATCATCTTCATCAGCGCCGAGGGCCGGGCCGTGACCGGCGACGACGTGCCGGACTTCACCCTCGGCCAGCCGGAGTACGACGTCGCGACCGGCCAGCGCGAGTCGGCGGTGCGCACCATCGTGACCCGCGAGGGGGAGCGGTTCCGGGTCGCGACCGTGCAGCACAACAGCGGCCACGCCCTCATCCTGGCCCAGCCGCTGGCGCCCAACGACCGCACGCTCGAGAAGCTCGGCGGCGTCCTCTTCGTCTTCGGCGCGCTCGGCGTCCTCGCCGCGCTGCTGGCCGGCTGGCTCGTCGCGCGCAGCGGCCTGCGCCCGGTGCGGCGCCTGACCTCCTCGGTCGAGCACATCGCCGTCACCGAGGACCTGACCCCGCTGCGGGTCGAGGGTGACGACGAGGTCGCCCGCCTGGCCACGGCGTTCAACCAGATGCTGCTCGCGCTCGGCGCCTCCCGCGACCGCCAGCGGCGGCTGGTCGCAGACGCCAGTCACGAGCTGCGTACGCCCCTCACCTCGCTGCGCACCAACCTCGACCTGCTCCGCCAGGCCGAGGGCAACGGGGCCTTCCCGCCCGAGGCGCGCCTGGAGCTGCTCGACGACGTGCGCGGGCAGATCGAGGAGCTCAGCGCGCTGGTCGGCGACCTGGTCGAGCTGGCGCGCGACGAGCCCACGACCCACGTGGTCGCCGAGGTGGACCTCGCCGAGGCCGTCGAGCGTGCCGTCACCCGCGTACGCCGTCGCGCCCACGGCGTGTCCTTCGATGTCGACCTCGACCCGTGGGCCGTCGTCGGCGACGCCAGCAGCCTCGAGCGCGCGGTGACCAACCTGCTCGACAACGCCGCCAAGTGGAGCCCCGCCGACGGCACGGTCACCGTGCGGCTGACCGACGGCGTGCTGACCGTCGACGACGAGGGCACCGGGATCGCCGAGGCCGACCGGCCGCACGTCTTCGAGCGGTTCTACCGCGCCGAGGAGTCGCGCGCGATGCCCGGCTCCGGACTTGGCCTGGCCATCGTGCGGCAGGTCGTCGACCGCCACGGCGGCCGTATCGAGGCGTCCGAGTCGCCGGTCGGCGGGGCTCGCTTCACGCTGTGGCTGCCGGGCGTGCCCGCTGTAGCGCCGGGTTAGTCGAAGACGCGCAGCAGCCGCTCGGCCTTCCACTGCGCCTCGGCCCACTCCCCCGCCACGTCGGAGCGAACCGTGATCCCGCCGCCCGTGCCGAGCGACCAGGTGCCGCTCCCGTCGGTCACCAGGGAGCGGATGACGACGCCCAGGTCGGCCGGGCCGTCGCCGCTGATCCAGCCGAACGCGCCGGCGTACACCCCGCGCGGGGTCGCCTCCACCTCCTCGATCACCTGCATGGTGCGCAGCTTCGGCGCCCCCGTCATCGAGCCGGCGGGGAAGAGCGCGCGCAGCGCACCGATGGTCGTGACGTCGTCGCGCAGCCGGCCGCGGACGGTGGAGACGAGCTGGTGCACCGACTCGTAGCTCTCGACCTGCATCAGCGCGGGGACCTCGACCGAGCCGACCTCGCAGACCAGCGACAGGTCGTTGCGGAGCAGGTCGACGATCATCAGGTTCTCGGCGCGCGTCTTGGGGTCCGTGGCCAGCCGGGCCCGGTGCGCCTCGTCCTCGGCCGGCGTCGCGCCGCGCGGCGTGGTGCCCTTGATCGGCTTGGTCTCCAGGTGCCGGTCGGGAGTGATCAGCGCGTACCTCTCCGGCGAGCTCGACAGCAGCCACCCGCGCGCGCCGTCGACGTCGTGCTGGAGGAAGCCGGAGTACGGCGCCGGGTTGAGCTCGCGGAGGCGGAGGTACGCCGTGAGAGGGTCGAGGTCGGCGCGGCGGGTGAGCCGGTGGGTGAGGTTGACCTCGTAGGAGTTGCCGGCGCGCAGGTGCTCCTGGACGGTGGCGAAGGCGTCGGCGTACTGGGTTGTCGGCCCTTCCCTGACGTTGTCAGGGCTTGCAGAGGCTGACAACGTGAGGGATCCCCGGTCAGCCGGGGATCCCGAGAGGGCGGCGCCGACCCCGTGCTCGAACACCCGCACCGCCCGCGGCCGCATCCAGACCGCGTCGGGCAGGAGCGGGTCGGGTGTGGCGGGCAGGTCGGGACGCGCGGCGTAGCCGAGGTAGCCGAACCACTGCTCACCGGCGCGGATCCGCTCCTCGAGCACCGCGAAGACGTCGTCGCCGACGACCGTCGACGTGCCGGCGGCGTGCTCGCGCACCTCGCGCCGGGCCGCCGACCACGACAGCGACACGTCGTCGTCCTCGAGCCAGCCGATGATGGAGCGCCGCCCCGACCACTCGCGAGCACCGCCGCCGTCGAGCCAGAAGCAGCGCCGGTGCGCGGCCGCGACGTCGCGGAAGAAGGAGACCGGGTCGCTCGTCGGAGAGGTCATGAGAGGAAGTTCCTGACGAGCTCGACACCGTGCTCGGACAGCACGGACTCGGGGTGGAACTGCACGCCCTCCAGCGGGAGCGTGCGGTGGCGCACCCCCATCACCACGCCGTCCTCGCTCCACGCGGTCGCCACCAGCTCGGCGGGGACGTCGACGGCACCGAGGGAGTGGTAGCGCACCGCCGCGAAACCCTGCGGCACACCGGCGAAGACGCCCTCGCCGTCGTGGCGGATCGTCGCGACGTCGCCGTGGGCCGGCTCGAGCCGCGCCACCGTGCCGCCGTACGCCGTCACGAGACCCTGCATGCCGAGGCAGACCCCCAGCACCGGGCGGGTGCCGGCGCGCAGCACCGCTCCCCCCACCGCGAAGTCCGCCGGCGAAGCCGGGTGCCCCGGACCGGGTGAGAGCACGACGTGGGAGTGGGCGAGGACGTCGTCGGGCGTGACCTCGTCGTGCTGCACGACCGTCGGCAGGACGCCGGTGACCCGGGCGAGGAC
This sequence is a window from Nocardioides sp. S5. Protein-coding genes within it:
- a CDS encoding glutathione S-transferase C-terminal domain-containing protein is translated as MNDTATYTKQGEPFERDMTYLPDRVLAGGSSADPLDEQFPSGSKDSPRDVATWEAAPGRYRLVAARACPWAHRSIIVRSLLGLDDVISWGAPGPVHDARSWTFDLDEGGRDPVLGIERLQEAYFAREADYPRGITVPAIVDVDSGKVVTNDFPQITHDLFFEWREHHRPDAPDLWPADVREEMESVMKRVFTEVNNGVYRCGFAGSQETYDDAYARLWTAMDWLEERLADRRYLMGEAITEADVRLFTTLARFDAVYHGHFKCNRNKLTEMPNLWGYARDLFQTPGFGDEVDFDQIKQHYYVVHTDINPTQIVPAGPDPAVWLTPHGRG
- a CDS encoding IS30 family transposase, producing MLGGEAASRVGVPVTTARRWFREAGGVKQLPSRRPATYRRLSMLEREWIHAAMEREESIREIARSLSRSPSTISREIAKNLCNQNYGRPARDGRRRSTPWNYSPHLAQVGAERRARGKGRPAKLTLNERLRREVQSRLARKHSPEQIARRLRKKFPDQPEMWVSHETIYQSIYVQGRGALKRELAVCLRTGRAIRRPRRSGEARRGRIKDMVNISERPAEVEDRAVPGHWEGDLITGKENKSAIGTLVERTTGFLMLLHLPERHGAIEVQEAMIQTLAQLPDRLRGSVTWDQGIEMANHAQITLATDVKIYFCDPASPWQRGLNENTNGLLRQYFPKGTDLSGYHPDYLAYVANELNDRPRKRLDWDTPTEALTALLSKPTDPDGVALAG
- a CDS encoding helix-turn-helix domain-containing protein, translating into MPSAITPDIAGLRALSHPVRLRMLGLLRSDGPATATVLAGRLGLNTGATSYHLRQLAQHGFIEEDTQRGNARDRWWRATHEATHTSFSGEDITDDVEAYLATVAMIYGERLRTVVSELRFYPEEWQGVSTLSDWHFALTPTRAKALVEALTSAVEEVEDSTEEGAAPFVVNLNAYLEPGRLDLREPE
- a CDS encoding MFS transporter, yielding MSVPGTTRTPLVGGLVAEGVSYVGTRISMIAIPWFVLPTTGSATQTGLVAAVEITPLVLFKALGGPLLDRVGPRRVTLVCDLLSALVVASIPLLHGLGMLSFPTLLVLVAVAGALRGPGDAGKAAMTPELARVAGWSLERVAGLAAAVERTSTMAGAALAGILVATVGATNALYVDAASFVVAFAVFAVATTGLGRPVPPEVGAHATSYATELRQGWQFLRTEPVLIALCAMVAMTNLVDQAYAAVLAPVWAKESGAGVAVLGTLFAVMSGASVLGALAAARWGETLPRFRTYVLAFLVAGAPRYVVMALDSPVWAVLAVTAVAGFAAGFLNPILGAVILERIPAPLLGRVSSLNTAICWSLMPLGGILGGLAVAGLGVSPALLVAGAVYLATTMAPTRVPSFRRMDRAPAAARPVSSGA
- a CDS encoding histidinol-phosphate transaminase — its product is MTTPQPRPNVLAIPAYVAGKPPVARPGLTSYKLSSNENPYPPLPGVLEAAHEASAQMNRYPDMGSTALYSALGEAMGVPVEDLAAATGSVALIYQLVNAFCEPGDEVVYAWRSFEAYPIAVTAGGATSVQVPVTADGRHDLDAMAAAITDRTKVVIVCTPNNPTGPAVTQSDLDAFIAKVPTHVVVVVDEAYLEFVRMDDAIDGIATYRRHDNVVLTRTFSKAYGLAGFRVGYAVAPAPLAAALRAVSLPFGVSHVAQAAAIASLAAREELFERVSELVDRRADLVGRLREVGWELPDAQGNFVWFPLGHRATDFAVACGEVGISVRPFAGDGVRVSIGEAEAFDRVVEVAARFAP
- a CDS encoding VanZ family protein — its product is MTIGGTGVMVLGALVAGGLAVLLALALRARFGTATSTAVAGLLWSLTAIALVTLVPTRPDVGVVPAETRSESCSWDYGGPSGTTFEVLGLDQRTLNVLLFVPAGVFLVLAAGRWWSGLALAPIGLAVLAAYSLGIELTQLQLARIDRACDVTDLVDNVLGAGIGAVIGVVLLPVVRPWRDRRAAE
- a CDS encoding phage holin family protein: MRFLTWLLTYAAGLSVAAWLLDGISFAGARSGQAELQDKVVPVLLVALILGLVSTFIEPVIKLLSLPFIILTLGFLLLVINALMLMLTARLADAFDIGFTVDGFWTAVVGSLVITVVGWGVRTALPSGD
- a CDS encoding low molecular weight protein-tyrosine-phosphatase, producing the protein MRTLPPPRTPGSYRIELVCLGNICRSPTAHVVLESRLADAGLDDRVEVTSSGTGGWHVGNPMDDRAAATLDAAGYDPTRHRARQYDDTRPGAYDVVLVMDASNLADVGGRADRVGLFRDLDPVDPGAEVPDPYYGGADGFEEVLAMVERTSDAIVAALQPLLADPQDRA